Proteins encoded together in one Mastacembelus armatus chromosome 15, fMasArm1.2, whole genome shotgun sequence window:
- the slc25a28 gene encoding mitoferrin-2 isoform X2, with translation MSPQRCSHGEKRIANCKRIRPSLFAALRTRMQSLQPDPAARYRNVMDALRRIVATEGVWRPLRGLNATAAGAGPAHALYFASYEKLKKTLSDVIHPGANSHLANGVAGCVATLLHDAAMNPAEVVKQRMQMYNSPYRGVLDCVRAVWQKEGPAAFYRSYTTQLTMNVPFQALHFMTYEYLQELLNPHRQYNPSSHMLSGALAGAIAAAATTPLDVCKTLLNTQESLILGSPSSGQGQGQGAHRHISGLAHAFRTVYRLGGLKGFFKGVQARVIYQVPSTAISWSVYEFFKYGLTKRQHKRKLQHKEAEM, from the exons ATGAGTCCACAGCGCTGCAGCCATGGAGAAAAAAGAATTGCAAATTGCAAAAGAATCAGGCCCAGTCTCTTCGCAGCCTTGAGG ACACGAATGCAGAGTCTCCAGCCTGACCCTGCAGCCCGCTACAGGAATGTAATGGATGCTCTTCGCCGAATTGTGGCCACGGAGGGAGTCTGGCGGCCATTGAGAGGGCTCAATGCGACAGCAGCGGGGGCAGGACCTGCTCATGCCCTTTATTTTGCCAGCTATGAGAAGCTCAAAAAGACTTTAAGTGATGTCATTCACCCAGGGGCTAACAGTCATTTGGCTAATG gaGTAGCTGGGTGTGTGGCCACACTGCTTCATGATGCAGCCATGAACCCAGCTGAGG TTGTGAAGCAGCGCATGCAGATGTATAATTCGCCCTACCGTGGCGTGTTGGACTGTGTACGTGCCGTGTGGCAGAAAGAGGGGCCTGCTGCATTCTACCGCAGCTACACCACTCAGCTCACCATGAACGTGCCCTTCCAGGCGCTCCACTTCATGACTTACGAGTACCTACAGGAGCTGCTCAACCCCCACAGACAATACAACCCCTCATCCCACATGTTGTCCGGAGCTTTGGCTGGAGCCATCGCAGCTGCAGCCACCACACCTCTGGACGTCTGCAAGACCCTGCTCAACACCCAGGAGTCTCTAATACTGGGCTCACCGTCTTCTGGCCAGGGCCAGGGCCAAGGAGCCCACAGACACATCTCAGGCTTAGCCCATGCCTTCCGGACAGTTTACAGGCTGGGCGGCCTGAAGGGCTTCTTCAAGGGAGTCCAGGCGAGGGTCATCTATCAGGTGCCCTCCACAGCCATCAGCTGGTCAGTTTATGAGTTCTTCAAGTATGGGCTCACCAAACGCCAGCACAAGAGGAAACTGCAGCATAAGGAGGCTGAGATGTAG
- the slc25a28 gene encoding mitoferrin-2 isoform X1, giving the protein MTRFLMETDGFVRKRRMTAETTSNDPGVAGASAGAEVRWLGGRFWGVSESIVGSLTPRIGGETELQTVDFILSAQDAETQDTEADYEGLPQGASTSTHMLAGAVAGILEHCLMFPIDCVKTRMQSLQPDPAARYRNVMDALRRIVATEGVWRPLRGLNATAAGAGPAHALYFASYEKLKKTLSDVIHPGANSHLANGVAGCVATLLHDAAMNPAEVVKQRMQMYNSPYRGVLDCVRAVWQKEGPAAFYRSYTTQLTMNVPFQALHFMTYEYLQELLNPHRQYNPSSHMLSGALAGAIAAAATTPLDVCKTLLNTQESLILGSPSSGQGQGQGAHRHISGLAHAFRTVYRLGGLKGFFKGVQARVIYQVPSTAISWSVYEFFKYGLTKRQHKRKLQHKEAEM; this is encoded by the exons ATGACCCGGTTTCTCATGGAAACAGATGGATTTGTGAGGAAGCGTCGGATGACAGCGGAGACTACAAGCAATGATCCCGGGGTTGCTGGTGCCTCTGCTGGGGCAGAAGTTCGATGGCTGGGGGGCAGATTCTGGGGAGTTTCGGAAAGTATCGTGGGAAGCCTGACACCCCGGATCGGAGGCGAGACAGAACTACAGACTGTTGATTTTATCCTTAGTGCACAAGATGCAGAAACACAGGACACTGAAGCCGACTATGAGGGTTTGCCACAGGGAGCTTCCACTAGCACCCACATGTTGGCTGGAGCCGTGGCCGGGATCCTGGAGCACTGCCTCATGTTCCCCATCGACTGTGTCAAG ACACGAATGCAGAGTCTCCAGCCTGACCCTGCAGCCCGCTACAGGAATGTAATGGATGCTCTTCGCCGAATTGTGGCCACGGAGGGAGTCTGGCGGCCATTGAGAGGGCTCAATGCGACAGCAGCGGGGGCAGGACCTGCTCATGCCCTTTATTTTGCCAGCTATGAGAAGCTCAAAAAGACTTTAAGTGATGTCATTCACCCAGGGGCTAACAGTCATTTGGCTAATG gaGTAGCTGGGTGTGTGGCCACACTGCTTCATGATGCAGCCATGAACCCAGCTGAGG TTGTGAAGCAGCGCATGCAGATGTATAATTCGCCCTACCGTGGCGTGTTGGACTGTGTACGTGCCGTGTGGCAGAAAGAGGGGCCTGCTGCATTCTACCGCAGCTACACCACTCAGCTCACCATGAACGTGCCCTTCCAGGCGCTCCACTTCATGACTTACGAGTACCTACAGGAGCTGCTCAACCCCCACAGACAATACAACCCCTCATCCCACATGTTGTCCGGAGCTTTGGCTGGAGCCATCGCAGCTGCAGCCACCACACCTCTGGACGTCTGCAAGACCCTGCTCAACACCCAGGAGTCTCTAATACTGGGCTCACCGTCTTCTGGCCAGGGCCAGGGCCAAGGAGCCCACAGACACATCTCAGGCTTAGCCCATGCCTTCCGGACAGTTTACAGGCTGGGCGGCCTGAAGGGCTTCTTCAAGGGAGTCCAGGCGAGGGTCATCTATCAGGTGCCCTCCACAGCCATCAGCTGGTCAGTTTATGAGTTCTTCAAGTATGGGCTCACCAAACGCCAGCACAAGAGGAAACTGCAGCATAAGGAGGCTGAGATGTAG